The Anastrepha ludens isolate Willacy chromosome X, idAnaLude1.1, whole genome shotgun sequence genome includes a window with the following:
- the LOC128870365 gene encoding uncharacterized protein LOC128870365, with protein MTSDNGTNFVGAEKELRIAFQQCMADIKLRSFFADSNIEWRFNPPAAPHMGGYWETGVKRVKYHLKRVLGEVPLSYEEFNTLLTEKEACVNSRPLCDNSEAVGDLEVLTPGHFIVGEPLKSIPEPEGQGFRGNLRQRWQAISAMRQHFWRRWRDEYLVSLQRRTKWFRSSRNIEKGDVVAVFNEPNPPTKWTIARVIKCHHGTDGRVRVVTLKTPHGELVRPIVKLCLLPTKGDLFHEETNNLT; from the coding sequence ATGACATCAGATAACGGTACAAATTTCGTTGGAGCCGAGAAGGAGTTGCGCATTGCATTTCAACAGTGCATGGCTGATATTAAACTTCGCTCTTTCTTTGCGGACTCAAATATCGAATGGCGATTTAATCCACCGGCTGCACCCCATATGGGAGGTTACTGGGAGACCGGAGTCAAACGTGTTAAGTATCATTTAAAACGCGTATTAGGAGAAGTTCCACTATCATACGAAGAGTTCAACACACTTTTGACTGAAAAAGAAGCTTGCGTAAACTCTCGCCCACTCTGTGACAACTCTGAAGCTGTTGGTGACTTAGAAGTTTTAACTCCCGGACATTTCATAGTCGGTGAACCGCTTAAGTCAATACCGGAACCTGAGGGTCAAGGGTTTCGTGGAAATCTTCGACAGCGATGGCAagcaatttctgccatgagacaaCATTTCTGGCGTCGTTGGAGAGACGAGTACCTCGTGAGCTTACAACGTCGCACTAAATGGTTTCGTTCTTCACGCAACATTGAAAAAGGGGATGTGGTTGCTGTATTCAACGAGCCTAATCCTCCGACGAAGTGGACGATTGCACGAGTGATCAAATGCCATCATGGTACCGAtggacgcgtaagagtagttacGTTGAAAACACCGCATGGCGAATTGGTTCGCCCTATAGTCAAACTTTGCCTTTTGCCAACGAAAGGAGATTTATTTCATGAAGAAACTAATAACTTaacgtaa
- the LOC128870364 gene encoding uncharacterized protein LOC128870364, protein MPRLQSLHCDVHLDRALNKLWELEEAPQKTYLTHEERYCEDHFETTHRREPKGRFVVELPLKPDVALGESRNFAIRNLLRLERRLACDSDLRLCYNEFMNELIDMKHMQVTSETMNPTYYMPHHPVLKESSTTTKLMVVFNASAKSTSGNSLNDALFIGPQLQEDLYSILLRFRTHRYAVTADVAKMYRQICVSLKHADLQRIVWRSHPSLPIQDFRMVRVTYGVAAASHLAVRSLQQTARDSSNGCAMAVSVILMDFYMDDLLTGASSKELRLLQQNISEILREGGLELRKWASNCAELMIASISNASTNISHYIVDDKDVHALGLIWNTEGDYLTFAINLREPPVKLTKRMFLSDASTLFDPLGLLAPATINSKIWFQDIWRTKVGWDDIIPESIATKWLEHRIELKQLAHLKVNRWFGTEVAGSFTQLHVFADASERAYAAVLYARTTQSDGSIIVSLISSKTKVAPLKPTTLPRLELCAAHLAAKLVRSVLHCWSDLRYPLFAWTDSTITLAWLQGHPSRWVTFIANRVADIQEVLPPECWNHVRSEQNPADCASRDITPSELLRHQLWWAGPIFLKSTEQLWKQKKSKEHTTELGIRKSIRAHR, encoded by the exons ATGCCACGCTTACAGTCGTTACATTGCGATGTTCATTTGGATCGAGCATTGAACAAGTTATGGGAGTTAGAGGAAGCTCCGCAAAAAACGTACCTTACGCATGAGGAGCGTTACTGTGAAGACCATTTTGAAACAACGCATCGAAGGGAACCTAAAGGACGGTTTGTCGTCGAGTTGCCGCTGAAGCCCGATGTAGCTCTGGGAGAGTCGCGAAACTTTGCTATCCGGAATTTGTTACGACTTGAAAGAAGACTCGCTTGTGACTCCGATCTTCGTTTATGCTACAATGAATTCATGAATGAACTCATTGATATGAAACATATGCAGGTCACGTCAGAGACTATGAATCCAACGTATTATATGCCTCATCATCCTGTTTTAAAGGAAAGTAGTACCACGACCAAATTGATGGTTGTATTTAACGCGTCCGCAAAATCGACTTCCGGAAATTCGCTGAATGACGCATTATTTATAGGACCTCAATTGCAAGAAGATTTATACTCCATCTTACTTCGTTTTAGAACACACCGCTATGCTGTAACAGCAGATGTCGCCAAAATGTATCGTCAAATCTGCGTATCCTTAAAACACGCCGATTTGCAACGCATCGTATGGCGTAGCCACCCATCCCTGCCTATCCAAGATTTTCGCATGGTTCGCGTAACGTACGGAGTGGCAGCTGCATCTCATCTAGCTGTCCGATCACTTCAACAGACGGCTAGAGATTCGTCGAATGGTTGTGCTATGGCTGTTAGTGTTATTCTCATGGATTTTTACATGGATGATCTACTTACTGGTGCATCTAGTAAAGAACTTCGATtgttgcagcaaaatatttccgAAATATTGAGGGAAGGGGGGCTTGAACTTCGTAAGTGGGCATCGAACTGCGCTGAACTAATGATCGCAAGCATTTCTAATGCATCTACGAACATATCACATTATATTGTCGACGATAAGGATGTTCACGCTTTAGGTCTTATCTGGAACACAGAAGGAGACTATCTCACGTTTGCTATTAACTTGAGGGAACCGCCAGTTAAGTTGACCAAGCGCATGTTTCTATCAGATGCAAGTACGCTCTTCGATCCTCTGGGCCTACTTGCTCCCGCtactataaattcaaaaatttggtttcaagACATATGGCGCACTAAGGTAGGTTGGGATGATATCATTCCTGAGTCTATCGCAACGAAGTGGTTGGAGCATCGCATAGAACTCAAGCAATTGGCACATTTGAAGGTGAACCGTTGGTTTGGTACTGAAGTAGCTGGGTCATTTACGCAATTGCACGTATTCGCAGACGCGTCCGAGCGCGCTTACGCCGCCGTTTTGTATGCACGAACAACACAAAGCGACGGAAGCATTATTGTGTCATTAATTTCGTCGAAAACCAAGGTAGCTCCGCTTAAGCCGACAACGTTGCCACGTCTTGAATTATGCGCCGCTCATCTTGCTGCTAAACTAGTGCGAAGCGTGCTGCACTGCTGGTCTGATCTCCGTTATCCGCTTTTCGCTTGGACTGACTCTACTATAACATTGGCATGGTTACAAGGTCACCCCAGCAGATGGGTGACATTTATAGCCAACCGCGTCGCTGATATTCAAGAAGTTTTGCCTCCCGAATGTTGGAACCACGTTCGTTCTGAACAGAATCCTGCAGATTGTGCTTCAAGAGATATAACTCCCTCCGAATTATTACGTCATCAATTGTGGTGGGCTGGTCCTATTTTCCTGAAAAGCACTGAACAATTGTGGAAGCAGAAAAAATCTAAAGAGCACACTACAGAGCTGGGCATACGAAAGAGTATTCGTGCCCAT CGCTAA